A DNA window from Ignavibacteriales bacterium contains the following coding sequences:
- a CDS encoding FAD-dependent oxidoreductase, whose product MAPERFNSINALKEFQKKLVTQKESNAPTIIISAGTCGQASGANDLIRIAKREIIARKLTTKIHLRITGCHGYCEMEPSVLVEPRGTFYPKLKMDDMIRIVEAVAKGALLPDLFYTDIATGQKFEKQNDIPFFKKQNRSILSRNEKVDPIRITDYIVNDGYSSLIKVIEKNDASWVVDQVKTSGLRGRGGAGFPTGMKWEMLAKQKNGRGKFLVCNADEGDPGAYMDRSVLEGNPHSIIEGMIIGALATGATEGIVYVRAEYPLAIKHLLIALRQAREFGLLGKNILGTNFSFDLNVVKGAGAFVCGEETALIRSIEGKMGEPRQRPPYPVQKGIEGKPTAINNVETWANIPIIFNVGGSEFSKIGTAKNSGTKIFSLVGKVKNTGLVEIPMGITINTIVNEIGGGPVKKAKIKAVQTGGPSGGCIPAKMFDLPIDYDSLTAAGSIMGSGGMIVMDDDTCMVDVAKYFMNFLKDESCGKCFTCRKGTQRMYEILEDISEGRGTESHLKLLSELAETVKDTSMCGLGQSAPNPILSTLRYFIDEYRRHIYNKRCDAFVCKGIVGAPCASACPIGTEAWRYIAHIQRGEFEEAYRVIREANPLPSVCSRVCNHPCEDRCKAGIHGGDPIAIRALKRFITDRIEPSVYKPLRLAKTTNSHPLVAIVGSGPAGLTAAHYLSLRGYKVTVFETETQPGGMLFSAIPSYRLPHEVIKKEIDALLDENITIKCNTTLGRDITLDSLFDDGFQAIFVAIGAHKSLRLQLRGEDMPGVYPSIQFLKAFNLRGEKLAKGRVGIVGGGNSALDAARIAIRQPDVKSVTIFYRRTQEEMPAFEEEIEAALQEGIHIETLVSPTGILSEGGKLSGIECINNELGDLDATGRRRPVAIPGTQHVIPLDTLIVAISEGSDTDCVTVAGANRLDVDDRKNTIIVNSETLCTNRSGVFAGGDVITGPNTVIDAIAAGKKVAVMIDRYLKNEELQHPSELKLPHHYIEPFKTNGSSQSTKRTDLPRISIERRKHEFTEVEMALSIEEAKSEAGRCLRCDLEFTQKKHEEPKSQVLKEQSA is encoded by the coding sequence ATGGCACCTGAACGATTCAACTCGATTAATGCTTTAAAAGAATTTCAAAAGAAATTAGTAACTCAGAAAGAATCAAATGCACCGACAATTATTATCTCTGCCGGAACTTGCGGCCAGGCGAGCGGAGCCAATGATCTAATCCGAATTGCCAAACGCGAAATCATCGCAAGAAAATTAACAACCAAAATCCATCTGCGTATTACCGGATGCCATGGTTACTGTGAAATGGAACCATCCGTCCTTGTTGAACCAAGAGGTACTTTCTACCCTAAGTTGAAGATGGATGACATGATACGAATTGTTGAGGCGGTAGCAAAAGGTGCATTATTACCCGATTTATTCTACACCGATATTGCCACGGGCCAAAAATTTGAAAAACAAAACGATATACCATTCTTTAAGAAACAAAACCGCAGTATCTTATCAAGGAACGAGAAAGTTGATCCGATAAGAATTACAGATTACATCGTGAATGACGGTTACTCATCGTTGATAAAAGTTATTGAAAAAAATGATGCTTCATGGGTCGTAGATCAAGTTAAAACGTCTGGTTTGCGTGGCCGCGGCGGCGCCGGATTTCCAACCGGTATGAAGTGGGAAATGCTTGCAAAACAAAAAAACGGAAGGGGGAAATTTCTCGTCTGTAATGCTGACGAAGGTGATCCGGGGGCATACATGGACCGAAGCGTTCTTGAAGGCAATCCACACAGCATCATAGAAGGAATGATTATCGGAGCTCTTGCAACAGGAGCAACCGAAGGTATTGTATATGTCCGTGCTGAATATCCGCTCGCAATCAAACATCTCTTAATCGCTTTACGCCAAGCTCGTGAATTTGGTCTTTTAGGGAAAAATATTTTAGGAACTAATTTCTCATTTGATCTTAATGTAGTAAAAGGCGCAGGCGCGTTTGTTTGCGGTGAGGAAACTGCTCTCATCCGTTCGATCGAAGGAAAGATGGGAGAACCGCGACAACGTCCGCCATATCCGGTACAAAAAGGAATTGAAGGAAAACCAACCGCTATCAACAATGTTGAAACATGGGCGAATATTCCAATAATATTTAATGTCGGCGGTTCAGAATTTTCAAAGATAGGTACAGCGAAAAATTCGGGAACAAAAATTTTCAGTCTTGTCGGAAAAGTAAAAAATACCGGCTTAGTTGAAATTCCGATGGGAATTACAATCAATACAATCGTCAATGAAATTGGCGGTGGCCCTGTTAAAAAAGCAAAGATAAAAGCTGTCCAAACCGGCGGTCCATCAGGTGGCTGTATTCCTGCGAAGATGTTTGACCTCCCGATTGATTACGATAGTTTAACAGCTGCAGGTTCCATCATGGGTTCCGGCGGCATGATAGTTATGGACGATGATACTTGCATGGTCGATGTGGCAAAGTACTTCATGAATTTTCTAAAAGATGAATCTTGCGGAAAGTGTTTTACATGCCGCAAAGGAACTCAGCGCATGTACGAAATACTCGAAGATATTTCAGAAGGACGAGGTACTGAAAGTCATTTGAAACTACTCTCAGAATTAGCCGAAACAGTTAAAGATACTTCGATGTGCGGACTTGGTCAATCGGCACCGAATCCGATTCTAAGCACATTGCGGTACTTCATCGATGAATACAGAAGACATATCTACAACAAACGATGCGATGCCTTCGTTTGTAAGGGAATCGTAGGTGCACCTTGTGCATCTGCTTGTCCGATCGGAACAGAGGCATGGCGTTACATAGCGCATATCCAGCGTGGCGAATTTGAGGAAGCATATCGAGTTATCAGAGAAGCCAATCCTCTTCCGTCCGTTTGTTCACGCGTTTGTAATCATCCGTGCGAAGATCGATGCAAGGCAGGAATCCACGGCGGTGATCCAATCGCCATCCGGGCATTAAAACGTTTCATTACCGATCGCATTGAGCCCTCGGTTTATAAACCGTTGCGTCTCGCAAAAACTACAAACAGCCATCCACTAGTAGCTATAGTCGGATCGGGTCCTGCGGGATTGACTGCTGCACATTATCTTTCATTGAGAGGTTACAAGGTAACGGTATTCGAAACAGAAACACAACCGGGCGGAATGCTTTTCAGTGCAATTCCATCTTATCGTTTACCTCATGAGGTCATTAAGAAAGAAATAGATGCGTTGCTGGACGAGAACATTACAATCAAATGTAATACTACCTTGGGCCGCGATATAACATTGGATAGTTTGTTCGATGATGGATTCCAGGCAATCTTTGTAGCCATTGGCGCCCATAAGAGCTTGCGCTTACAACTGCGCGGAGAAGATATGCCAGGAGTATATCCATCAATTCAATTCCTGAAAGCTTTTAACCTGCGCGGTGAAAAATTGGCAAAAGGTCGCGTTGGTATTGTTGGCGGTGGTAACTCTGCTCTTGATGCGGCACGGATTGCTATCCGGCAACCGGATGTGAAAAGTGTTACTATCTTCTATCGGCGGACACAAGAAGAAATGCCTGCATTCGAAGAAGAAATTGAAGCTGCTCTTCAGGAAGGTATCCATATAGAAACGCTGGTATCACCGACAGGTATTCTATCGGAAGGCGGTAAACTTTCCGGCATTGAATGTATTAATAATGAGTTGGGTGATCTTGATGCGACCGGACGTCGACGCCCTGTTGCAATTCCCGGTACTCAACATGTCATTCCGCTCGACACTTTAATAGTGGCAATAAGCGAGGGCTCCGATACTGACTGTGTAACTGTGGCCGGTGCAAATCGGCTTGATGTCGATGATCGCAAGAATACGATAATAGTAAATTCTGAAACTCTCTGCACAAATCGATCGGGTGTTTTTGCGGGCGGTGACGTAATAACAGGTCCCAATACCGTGATCGATGCAATCGCCGCAGGTAAAAAAGTCGCTGTAATGATCGACCGCTATTTGAAAAATGAGGAATTACAACATCCCTCTGAATTGAAATTACCTCATCATTACATCGAACCGTTCAAAACGAACGGCAGTTCGCAATCCACAAAACGGACAGATCTACCGCGAATTTCAATCGAGAGAAGGAAACACGAATTCACCGAAGTGGAGATGGCACTTTCTATTGAAGAGGCAAAAAGCGAAGCGGGCAGATGCCTCCGATGTGATCTTGAATTCACACAGAAGAAACATGAAGAACCGAAATCTCAGGTATTGAAGGAACAATCAGCATGA
- a CDS encoding acetyl-CoA hydrolase/transferase family protein: MNWVYQYKEKLTTPEQAVTTVKSNDHIFISGNAATPFQLVEALAARKDELRNVEVNHVLLIGDDPFTKPGMEKHFRHNSLFVGPADRLAINDGRSDYVPVFLFEIPALFTKKVIPLDVAIIQVSPPDEHGFMSFGVECLTSKAAAESAKIVIAQVNENMPRTLGDSFIHISRIHKIVELSRELPELPRKPPSAVELQIGKHIASLVEDGGTLQLGIGGIPDAVLQSLMDKKDLGIHTEMVSDGIVKLIESGIITNSKKTLHPGKIIATFIFGSKQLYSFVDNNPLFEVHPCDYTNDPFIVAKNEKMVAINSAIEVDITGQVCSDSIGTKIYSGFGGQLDFIRGAAYSKGGKPIIALPSTTKKDTVSRIVPKLKSGAGVVTTRADVHYVVTEYGIAELHGRNIRQRAKALIDIAHPKFREELERYAVEHKYTRPVL, translated from the coding sequence ATGAATTGGGTATATCAATATAAAGAAAAGCTTACAACACCCGAGCAAGCGGTTACCACCGTTAAGAGCAACGACCATATTTTTATAAGCGGGAATGCAGCAACACCTTTTCAACTGGTAGAAGCACTTGCCGCACGCAAAGATGAACTGAGGAATGTGGAAGTAAACCATGTTCTCCTGATAGGTGATGATCCGTTCACGAAGCCGGGGATGGAAAAACATTTCAGACATAATTCTTTATTTGTCGGTCCGGCAGATCGCCTTGCTATTAACGATGGTCGCTCCGATTATGTGCCGGTTTTTCTTTTTGAGATACCTGCTCTTTTCACTAAGAAAGTTATTCCTCTTGATGTTGCAATAATCCAGGTCTCGCCTCCGGACGAGCACGGATTTATGAGTTTTGGCGTCGAATGTCTAACATCCAAAGCTGCCGCCGAAAGTGCAAAAATTGTTATAGCTCAAGTGAATGAAAATATGCCCCGCACATTGGGAGATTCATTTATCCATATTTCGCGTATCCATAAGATTGTTGAGTTATCGAGAGAATTACCTGAGCTCCCGAGAAAACCACCTTCCGCGGTTGAACTTCAGATCGGAAAGCACATAGCCTCTCTTGTTGAAGACGGTGGAACACTTCAACTTGGGATTGGCGGAATTCCCGATGCCGTTCTGCAATCATTGATGGATAAAAAAGATTTAGGCATTCATACCGAAATGGTTTCGGATGGAATTGTAAAACTCATTGAATCCGGAATCATCACCAACAGTAAAAAAACACTCCATCCCGGTAAAATAATCGCCACCTTTATTTTTGGCTCGAAACAATTATACTCGTTCGTTGATAACAATCCGCTATTCGAAGTTCATCCGTGCGATTACACAAATGATCCGTTCATCGTGGCTAAGAACGAAAAAATGGTGGCTATCAATTCAGCCATCGAAGTCGATATCACAGGTCAAGTTTGTTCCGATTCAATCGGTACTAAAATTTACAGTGGATTCGGCGGTCAGCTCGATTTTATTCGCGGAGCGGCTTATTCGAAGGGCGGAAAACCAATTATCGCACTTCCATCGACAACAAAAAAAGATACGGTTTCAAGAATAGTACCCAAATTAAAATCAGGAGCGGGAGTTGTTACCACCCGTGCCGATGTTCATTATGTAGTGACCGAATACGGTATAGCAGAACTTCATGGTCGAAATATCCGCCAGCGTGCCAAAGCGTTGATCGATATTGCCCACCCGAAATTCCGCGAAGAACTTGAACGGTATGCTGTTGAACATAAATATACTCGACCGGTTTTATAA
- a CDS encoding 4Fe-4S dicluster domain-containing protein, giving the protein MAVRGTVKVDIETCKGCELCVEACPQDTLAMSKDINNKGYHFAVTIQDNCTGCVNCALVCPDAVITVYRSSSKKKDKEPVAVISNVKSNIKFTIDNPNVPGGVGRIDV; this is encoded by the coding sequence ATGGCAGTTCGAGGAACAGTCAAAGTCGATATCGAGACTTGTAAAGGGTGTGAGCTTTGCGTAGAAGCATGCCCGCAAGATACTCTCGCGATGTCGAAAGATATAAATAATAAAGGATACCACTTCGCAGTAACCATTCAAGATAATTGTACGGGGTGCGTTAATTGTGCGTTGGTTTGTCCGGATGCAGTTATTACTGTCTATCGTTCTTCTTCAAAGAAAAAAGATAAAGAACCGGTAGCTGTAATCTCCAATGTGAAAAGCAATATAAAATTTACAATCGATAACCCCAATGTCCCCGGTGGAGTAGGAAGGATTGATGTATGA
- a CDS encoding 3-methyl-2-oxobutanoate dehydrogenase subunit VorB codes for MSEIRLMKGNEAVAEAAIRAGCDAYFGYPITPQSEIIEYLSDQGRKRGMIVMQVESEVAAINMIYGAAGAGARAMTTSSSPGMSLMQEGISYIACAELPCLLMNVNRGGPGLGTIQPSQGDYFQSVKGGGHGDYHLIVLAPASVQEMADFVYLGFDLADKYRNPVLILTDGALGQMMEKVIFPEYDPKAHKPPKPWATVGKSSNRSPNVITSLHLHSDEMENINIRLQEKYRKIEANEVRYELMNTEDADVIMVAYGLTARICQRVIELAKQTGIKIGLMRPISLYPYPFDIIAKLSEQVGGFFVVEMNAGQMIEDVRLGVNGKVPVGFYGRMGGVIPTAEEILHSLQLFMKSIAMKEKV; via the coding sequence ATGAGTGAGATACGTTTAATGAAAGGAAACGAAGCAGTAGCAGAAGCAGCCATTCGTGCCGGATGCGATGCCTATTTCGGTTATCCGATAACCCCTCAATCCGAAATCATCGAGTATCTATCAGACCAAGGACGTAAACGCGGTATGATTGTGATGCAGGTGGAAAGTGAAGTAGCGGCGATAAATATGATATATGGCGCTGCAGGCGCCGGTGCTCGCGCAATGACAACTTCGTCGAGTCCCGGGATGAGTCTCATGCAGGAAGGGATATCGTATATCGCTTGTGCGGAATTACCATGCTTGCTAATGAACGTAAATCGTGGTGGTCCCGGTTTGGGAACCATACAACCGTCGCAAGGAGATTATTTTCAATCGGTGAAGGGTGGAGGTCATGGCGATTATCATCTGATAGTTCTCGCGCCCGCAAGCGTTCAAGAGATGGCCGATTTTGTTTATCTTGGCTTTGATCTCGCCGATAAGTATCGAAATCCGGTACTCATCCTAACCGACGGGGCGCTTGGTCAAATGATGGAAAAAGTTATTTTTCCGGAGTACGATCCCAAAGCTCACAAACCTCCGAAACCATGGGCAACAGTTGGAAAGAGCAGTAACCGATCTCCGAACGTAATAACATCGCTTCATCTCCACTCTGACGAAATGGAGAACATCAATATTCGGCTTCAGGAAAAATATCGCAAGATAGAAGCGAATGAAGTTAGATATGAATTGATGAACACCGAAGATGCCGATGTTATCATGGTAGCGTATGGTTTAACCGCCCGGATTTGCCAGCGAGTTATTGAACTTGCAAAACAAACCGGAATAAAAATCGGATTGATGCGTCCGATCTCGCTCTATCCTTACCCGTTCGATATTATTGCGAAACTTTCGGAGCAGGTAGGCGGATTTTTCGTGGTTGAAATGAATGCCGGTCAGATGATTGAGGATGTTCGCTTGGGTGTGAATGGAAAAGTGCCTGTCGGATTTTATGGCAGGATGGGAGGTGTAATACCTACCGCCGAAGAAATTCTGCATAGTTTACAACTGTTTATGAAAAGTATTGCGATGAAGGAGAAAGTATAA
- a CDS encoding NADP-dependent malic enzyme, whose protein sequence is MLKKQDALDYHSQGRKGKIEVVSTKPCATQRDLSLAYSPGVAEPCLEIEKNPEDAYLYTTKGNLVAVVSNGTAVLGLGDIGALAGKPVMEGKGVLFKTFADVDVFDIELDSHDPKEIIKAVKLLEPTFGGINLEDIKAPECFEIEEELKKIMNIPVFHDDQHGTAIISGAALLNALEIVGKKISDIRVVFSGAGASGIACAKFYETLGVKRSNIRLVDTKGVVFKGRTEGMNKYKEYFAVDTKDRTLADAMKGADVFCGVSVKDLVTKDMVRSMTDNPIVFAMANPDPEITYPDAIAARKDIIMGTGRSDYPNQVNNVLGFPFIFRGALDVRATQINDEMKVAAAMALAKLAKEDVPDTVIRAYGGKKIEFGREYIIPKPLDPRVLLWEAPAVAKAAMETGVARIQIKDMEEYKDQLEARLGKSREIMRVFIHQARKSPKKIVYPEGEETKILRAAQMVIEDGIAHPILLGDPKIIEQKAKDMSIDMSGIEVINPLNSKKYKDYTVKFYEYRKRRGITHFDAERLMKIENYYGMMMVREGDADGLISGLTQHYPDTVRPALQIIGHKEGTDVVAGLYMLIFKNQIIFIADATVNIEPDAKQLAQIAMLTAEKVRQYDVEPRIAMLAFSNFGSTRHPLADKMREAADIVKAKMPSLIIDGEMQADTAVSPEIINEIYPFSSLKGGANVLICPGLTSANIAYKLLARLGGATAVGPILMGIKKPVYLLIPGNDVSDIVNITAMAVKDAQLTD, encoded by the coding sequence ATGTTAAAAAAACAAGATGCACTTGATTATCATTCCCAGGGACGAAAGGGAAAGATCGAAGTTGTTTCTACTAAACCGTGCGCTACTCAGCGTGACCTCTCCCTGGCATATTCGCCGGGAGTTGCAGAACCATGTCTTGAAATTGAAAAAAATCCTGAAGATGCTTATCTCTACACCACCAAAGGAAACCTTGTTGCAGTTGTCAGTAACGGAACAGCTGTGCTAGGATTAGGAGATATAGGTGCCCTTGCAGGCAAACCTGTGATGGAAGGTAAAGGTGTGTTATTCAAAACATTCGCAGATGTAGATGTTTTTGATATCGAGCTTGACTCTCACGATCCGAAAGAAATAATCAAAGCTGTAAAACTTCTTGAACCGACATTCGGTGGAATTAATTTGGAAGATATTAAAGCACCCGAATGTTTCGAGATTGAAGAAGAATTAAAAAAGATAATGAATATTCCTGTGTTCCACGACGATCAGCACGGTACCGCGATCATCAGCGGAGCTGCGTTGCTGAACGCGCTTGAAATAGTCGGTAAAAAGATTTCAGATATTCGCGTTGTGTTCAGCGGCGCTGGCGCTTCCGGTATTGCATGTGCGAAATTTTATGAAACCCTTGGTGTAAAACGAAGTAATATCCGGCTTGTTGACACTAAAGGTGTTGTGTTCAAGGGACGTACAGAAGGAATGAATAAATACAAAGAATATTTTGCGGTCGATACTAAGGATAGAACGCTTGCCGATGCGATGAAAGGTGCTGATGTTTTTTGTGGGGTTTCCGTAAAAGATTTAGTCACCAAAGATATGGTTCGTTCGATGACCGATAACCCGATTGTGTTTGCTATGGCAAATCCGGATCCCGAAATAACATATCCTGATGCCATTGCCGCAAGGAAAGATATTATTATGGGAACAGGCAGGTCGGATTATCCGAATCAAGTTAATAATGTTCTCGGATTCCCGTTTATATTCCGGGGCGCATTAGATGTCAGAGCAACGCAGATTAACGACGAGATGAAAGTAGCCGCAGCAATGGCGTTAGCCAAGCTTGCGAAAGAAGATGTACCGGATACGGTAATTCGTGCTTATGGCGGTAAGAAGATTGAATTTGGCAGAGAATACATTATTCCAAAACCGCTTGATCCTCGAGTTCTATTGTGGGAAGCTCCTGCGGTTGCGAAGGCAGCAATGGAAACAGGTGTTGCCCGTATTCAAATAAAAGATATGGAAGAATACAAAGATCAACTCGAAGCGCGTCTTGGAAAATCGCGTGAAATTATGAGAGTGTTCATCCATCAAGCCCGTAAATCACCGAAGAAAATTGTTTACCCGGAAGGAGAAGAAACAAAAATTCTTCGTGCCGCACAGATGGTGATCGAGGATGGAATCGCACACCCGATTTTACTGGGCGATCCCAAAATAATCGAGCAAAAAGCTAAAGATATGTCGATAGATATGAGTGGAATCGAAGTTATAAATCCGCTTAACTCAAAGAAGTATAAAGATTATACAGTCAAATTTTATGAATATCGGAAAAGACGGGGGATAACACACTTCGATGCAGAACGGCTAATGAAAATAGAAAATTACTACGGCATGATGATGGTGCGCGAGGGTGATGCGGATGGATTAATATCCGGATTGACACAGCACTATCCCGACACTGTCCGACCTGCACTTCAAATAATTGGTCACAAGGAAGGAACAGATGTAGTGGCCGGTCTGTATATGTTGATCTTTAAAAATCAAATCATCTTCATTGCAGATGCTACGGTAAATATCGAACCGGACGCTAAACAGCTTGCGCAGATCGCAATGCTGACTGCCGAGAAAGTAAGACAATACGATGTTGAACCGCGAATAGCAATGTTGGCATTCAGCAATTTCGGCAGCACTCGGCATCCGCTCGCAGATAAAATGCGCGAAGCGGCAGATATTGTGAAAGCCAAAATGCCAAGTTTGATTATTGATGGTGAAATGCAAGCAGATACCGCGGTATCACCTGAAATAATCAATGAAATTTATCCGTTCAGCAGTTTGAAGGGCGGAGCCAATGTGCTCATTTGTCCGGGACTTACATCAGCGAATATTGCGTATAAACTGTTAGCCCGTCTTGGAGGTGCAACCGCCGTAGGACCGATTCTTATGGGAATTAAAAAACCGGTTTACCTTTTAATCCCAGGTAATGATGTATCCGATATCGTAAATATCACTGCGATGGCGGTTAAAGATGCACAATTAACAGATTAA
- a CDS encoding NAD(P)H-dependent oxidoreductase subunit E yields the protein MNRESVLPIVEKYKHHRGGLISILEEIQSKYGYLPEDVLRIVAEITAHDIVDIYSVATFYRAFRLKERGKHLASVCLGTACHVRGGQAIADEFEQKLKIKSDGETTTDKEFTLETVRCLGACAIAPVVVVDGHYFSHVTTGKVKEIIQHTKSGLDKVDIKEDKRIFPLEVNCSRCNHPLMDHENLIDNHPSIKITISYGQEHGWVRLSSLYGSYTIETGNEIPMDTIVHFFCPHCHTELVGTSNCTMCNAAMIPLVVRDGGIIQICSRRGCKSHMLDLTTPTLQ from the coding sequence ATGAATCGTGAAAGTGTTTTACCCATCGTAGAGAAGTACAAACATCACCGAGGTGGACTCATCTCCATCCTCGAAGAGATCCAATCAAAATACGGTTATTTACCTGAAGATGTACTTCGCATAGTAGCAGAGATAACCGCCCACGATATTGTTGATATTTACAGTGTTGCCACATTCTATCGAGCATTCCGGTTAAAAGAAAGAGGTAAACATCTTGCCTCGGTATGCCTCGGAACAGCCTGCCACGTTCGAGGCGGACAAGCCATCGCAGATGAGTTTGAACAGAAACTCAAAATAAAAAGTGACGGCGAAACAACAACAGATAAAGAATTCACGTTAGAAACAGTTCGCTGCTTAGGCGCATGTGCTATTGCCCCTGTTGTAGTTGTTGACGGACATTATTTTTCTCACGTAACAACCGGCAAGGTAAAAGAAATTATCCAGCACACTAAATCCGGTTTAGATAAAGTTGATATCAAAGAAGATAAAAGAATTTTCCCTCTCGAGGTAAATTGCTCGCGCTGTAATCATCCTCTCATGGATCATGAAAATTTAATCGATAATCACCCCTCCATAAAAATCACGATTTCTTACGGACAAGAACATGGTTGGGTTAGATTATCGTCGTTATATGGAAGTTATACGATAGAAACAGGGAATGAAATACCGATGGATACAATTGTTCATTTCTTCTGTCCTCACTGTCATACAGAATTAGTTGGCACATCAAATTGCACGATGTGCAACGCAGCTATGATACCTCTGGTGGTTCGAGATGGCGGCATAATACAGATTTGTTCAAGACGCGGATGTAAAAGTCACATGCTCGATTTAACCACTCCAACACTCCAATGA
- the ald gene encoding alanine dehydrogenase, whose translation MNFGVLKEDTARERRIALTPAGVQSLVSGGHQVYIEKDSGVASHFTNEQYETTGAKIVYTRDEIFGRSEVVLKVSPPTVEECERLEDGKTLISALHLVVGKKEKLELLLKKNVCAIGYELIEDQNGELPILQVMSEIAGQMATQVAARYLESSANGRGIVMGGITGVPPATVLIIGGGTVGHAAARIAFSLGAEVILLDKDLRRIRTLANEFKFRIVTAIANEYNIRKALHFADVVIGAVLIKAERAPHVVTEDMIKLMKPGSIVIDVSIDQGGCIETSRPTTLENPTYVLHNVIHYCVPNMPANVSRTATYGLTNALLPYLLNISQLGISGALAEDTGLAKGVCTYKGKCTNEPLARRFELKHYNVQSLL comes from the coding sequence ATGAATTTTGGTGTACTTAAAGAAGACACAGCACGCGAAAGACGTATCGCATTAACGCCTGCGGGAGTCCAGTCACTAGTCAGTGGCGGGCATCAGGTCTATATTGAAAAAGATTCCGGAGTCGCTTCCCACTTTACCAATGAACAGTACGAAACAACCGGAGCAAAAATTGTTTACACTCGCGATGAGATATTCGGCCGATCCGAAGTTGTATTGAAAGTATCTCCACCCACCGTTGAAGAATGCGAGCGATTGGAAGATGGAAAAACATTGATTTCAGCTCTTCATCTCGTAGTTGGAAAAAAAGAAAAACTTGAATTACTTTTGAAAAAAAATGTGTGCGCTATCGGTTATGAGTTGATAGAAGATCAGAACGGGGAATTGCCGATACTTCAGGTGATGAGTGAAATCGCAGGTCAAATGGCAACACAGGTCGCTGCGCGTTATCTTGAAAGCAGCGCGAATGGACGCGGTATAGTGATGGGTGGAATTACAGGAGTTCCACCGGCAACAGTTTTAATAATCGGCGGCGGAACTGTGGGGCATGCGGCTGCTCGAATCGCTTTTAGTCTTGGAGCCGAAGTTATATTACTGGATAAAGATTTAAGGCGCATCCGCACGCTGGCAAACGAATTTAAATTTCGTATAGTAACAGCCATCGCTAACGAATACAATATCCGTAAGGCATTGCATTTCGCTGATGTTGTGATTGGCGCGGTACTAATTAAAGCAGAACGCGCGCCTCATGTAGTAACTGAAGACATGATAAAACTGATGAAACCCGGTTCGATTGTAATAGACGTTTCAATCGACCAGGGTGGATGTATTGAAACCAGCCGCCCAACTACGCTTGAGAATCCGACATACGTTCTGCATAATGTAATTCATTATTGTGTCCCAAACATGCCGGCGAATGTTTCGCGTACCGCAACCTATGGTTTGACTAACGCTCTGCTTCCTTATCTCTTAAATATCTCGCAATTGGGAATCTCAGGTGCATTGGCAGAAGATACCGGACTTGCAAAAGGAGTTTGCACATACAAGGGCAAATGTACCAACGAGCCGCTCGCTCGCAGGTTCGAGTTGAAGCATTATAATGTTCAATCACTGTTGTGA